The Triticum aestivum cultivar Chinese Spring chromosome 7B, IWGSC CS RefSeq v2.1, whole genome shotgun sequence genome window below encodes:
- the LOC123157845 gene encoding nudix hydrolase 2, whose translation MAHSLSLSLSLSLPTRAPLLRLLRRRRGPAHSVAPPRLPVCSAPPRPRRGALFLGPGGAGGRRRSGVGSRTMSASIYSTTVDAESAMTKNGGDMELLPFVYDKHGGIIIEMTSPMDPQAFSASLKSLLSKWREQGIRGVWIKLPISLANLIQSAVEEGFWYHHAEETYLMLAYWLPNTPHTLPVNATHRVGVGAFVMNDKREVLVVQEKSGVLKGLGIWKFPTGVVEPGEDINIGVVREVKEETGVDAEFVEVLAFRQSHKAYFEKSDLFFVCILRPLSFDITKQESEIEDAQWMPVEEFAAQPFVQKHELVKYILEVGLAKSDKEYAGFSPISIKSAFSPKQSLFYMNRRDLEKASGPIINTQKDS comes from the exons ATGGCCCACTCGCtctcgctctccctctccctctccctccccacgcgCGCGCCTctgctccgcctcctccgccgccgccgcggcccagcCCACTCCGTCGCGCCGCCCAGACTCCCCGTCTGCTCCGCGCCTCCTCGCCCCCGCCGCGGCGCGCTCTTCCTCGGACCTGGAG GTGCGGGTGGAAGACGGAGAAGTGGAGTGGGGAGCAGAACTATGTCGGCTTCCATATATTCGACAACGGTGGACGCTGAATCGGCAATGACCAAGAATGGAGGGGATATGGAGCTGCTGCCGTTCGTGTATGACAAACATGGAGGTATCATTATTGAGATGACAAGCCCGATGGATCCGCAAGCCTTTTCAGCTTCCTTGAAATCTTTATTGTCAAAATGGAGGGAGCAG GGAATAAGAGGTGTCTGGATAAAATTGCCAATCAGCCTTGCCAACCTTATTCAGTCAGCAGTAGAG GAAGGATTCTGGTACCATCATGCAGAGGAAACTTACCTAATGCTTGCGTACTGGCTCCCGAACACGCCTCATACATTGCCTGTAAATGCTACTCACCGTGTGGGCGTTGGAGCTTTTGTAATGAATGACAAAAGAGAG GTATTGGTTGTCCAGGAAAAAAGCGGTGTACTTAAGGGGCTTGGTATATGGAAATTCCCAACTGGAGTTGTTGAACCA GGGGAAGATATAAACATTGGAGTTGTAAGAGAAGTAAAAGAAGAGACTGGG GTTGATGCAGAATTCGTTGAGGTACTTGCCTTCAG GCAGAGCCACAAAGCTTATTTTGAAAAATCAGATCTATTTTTTGTGTGCATCCTAAGGCCACTTTCCTTCGACATTACTAAACAAGAGTCTGAAATCGAGGATGCTCAG TGGATGCCGGTGGAGGAATTTGCGGCACAACCATTCGTCCAGAAACATGAACTCGTGAAGTACATTCTCGAGGTCGGCCTGGCTAAGTCCGACAAGGAATATGCGGGATTTTCACCAATCAGCATAAAATCAGCGTTCTCGCCGAAACAGTCCTTGTTTTACATGAACAGGAGGGACCTCGAGAAAGCCTCAGGACCCATCATCAATACACAAAAAGATAGCTGA
- the LOC123161100 gene encoding GDSL esterase/lipase At5g03610 — MKLLPAVLGLVLILLLVLNPNGAEARPAPTGGHQKKASSYTFFVFGDDLADNGNLPPTDPVTKMSRQWAYPYGSNYVDADGFPRPNTPSGRFSNYKIQSDFIATMMGLEEAPPAHALTAKKTCDPSGMTFATGGAGVLQSTSHEVPALAKQVDTFRKMVKDGTITGKQLSQSVALVAFSGNDYAGTNVIGLSSPNDINAYIGKVTKEIATNVDQLLKLGVTKVLVNNLHPIGCTPSHTRTTNYTTCDIFGNLGASIHNNNLKQVMTSKKNVYIIDVYTAFVNIVDHAAGKSSELSKQFKRKLSPCCESLDSKGYCGQQGESSAELLYTVCDNSNRFFYWDDMHPTHAGWEAVMKQLEKPLREFVNQA, encoded by the exons ATGAAGCTTCTTCCGGCCGTCCTCGGCCTCgttctcatcctcctcctcgttctGAATCCCAATGGCGCGGAGGCCCGTCCTGCGCCTACCGGCGGCCATCAGAAGAAGGCGTCGAGCTACACCTTCTTTGTCTTCGGGGATGACTTAGCCGACAACGGGAACCTCCCTCCGACCGACCCCGTCACTAAGATGTCGAGGCAATGGGCCTACCCCTACGGCTCCAACTACGTCGATGCCGATGGGTTTCCGCGGCCGAATACTCCGTCCGGCCGCTTCTCAAACTATAAAATCCAGTCGGATTTCATCG CAACCATGATGGGGTTGGAGGAAGCACCTCCGGCGCATGCCCTCACAGCCAAGAAAACCTGCGACCCGTCCGGCATGACCTTCGCTACGGGTGGTGCAGGTGTGTTGCAGAGTACATCGCATGAGGTCCCCGCCCTTGCCAAACAGGTCGACACCTTTAGAAAGATGGTGAAGGACGGGACCATCACAGGAAAACAATTGAGTCAATCCGTAGCGCTTGTGGCCTTCTCTGGCAACGACTATGCAGGCACCAATGTCATTGGCCTAAGCAGCCCCAATGAT ATTAATGCTTATATTGGAAAGGTGACAAAAGAGATTGCAACTAATGTGGATCAATTGTTGAAGCTTGGGGTGACAAAGGTTCTTGTCAATAACTTGCACCCTATTGGTTGCACGCCGTCACACACCCGAACCACCAACTACACCACGTGTGATATTTTTGGAAACTTGGGTGCATCCATTCACAACAATAATTTGAAACAAGTTATGACATCAAAGAAGAATGTCTACATCATCGATGTGTACACCGCCTTCGTCAATATTGTGGATCATGCGGCAG GTAAAAGCTCGGAGCTGTCTAAACAATTCAAGCGCAAACTATCGCCATGCTGCGAGAGTTTGGACTCGAAGGGTTACTGTGGACAGCAAGGCGAGTCATCCGCGGAGCTTCTGTACACTGTATGCGACAATTCTAATAGATTTTTCTATTGGGACGACATGCACCCGACCCATGCAGGGTGGGAGGCTGTCATGAAACAGTTGGAAAAACCCTTGAGGGAGTTTGTAAATCAAGCCTAG